The Heliangelus exortis chromosome 10, bHelExo1.hap1, whole genome shotgun sequence genome includes a window with the following:
- the ZNF638 gene encoding zinc finger protein 638 isoform X2 codes for MPAGGGGGSAPRKRGPQCPPGPGPQPLDPLRRFVLFLESFAPLVNSLNLGIASPFLLGPPPLQLAQIKTQLALQQLTSLATSSSAPPNAWFNQALLKSTMFSPRGTLPQRPRGPNPSGTKPPGSFPGGGAGGLQRKPASGTPQGAPPRFSGQDSFQWTGSQRINVRVTLHRADPRQVKEKTNLHQEQKGEPRPSCWDANPRPAVTSGQKPPAPARGSEQNPPSQNRYTPESASSILASFGLSNEDLEELSRYPDEQLTPENMPLILREIRMRKMGHSSARAQAPGRAEEALGGGASGAGVKSKVIDYGHASKYGYTEDPLEVHGYSPKVLPAEPLEPRVYNPEAPGGEKREDFQREQNVSIAVPSSGVSQCNPVFPVEELIKPTGFQSDSSSTPPFFPAEAPGKVSGLCVAPAGLTVVTSIAQPAVPPVMPPPMVPPVSQPAVLPVMPPPMVPPVSQPAVPPVMPPMMPPVSQPAMPPVMPPVLPPVSQPAVPPVMPPMMPPMITPLAPMLAPVMLTFVQQSMTQHVMPPITQPPFTPELLVSVSQHERLQQEAGSSQPTPPSAPGTGQKPFQPKAEGPIKSPFGIVKASWLPAFLQPDSQKTKRLPTPSMMNDYYATSPRIFPHMCSLCNIECTHMKDWILHQNTSSHIESCRQLRQQYPDWNPETHSSKRNAADRKENQTPKRRSSSASPSPRRSRFSSYGPRRSRSRSRSPGRFRPRPRSRSPRPVRRLSLRHRSRSPQRSRNPLRTNPRPQRSSSHDWSSRRPSRSQDRKSALEAVVKSLGPGFVAEFNKHRSLQAAGQGSSGSGRSSPSHGSSGKKPGSTKKPLKTSGSVKASKKEGSGSSSPETDDSSQNKEAEENEEDPTGTSGPRPAPYNRLLRRELLSCGTVLQISDLPDDGFSDQDIKKIVQPFGKVSDFLVLRSKNMALLEMNYKEAVIAAVKYGKTTPVLINGKRVKISVAEKPKPAPAQAKVSIKKKTPTIKKVAPSTKKDKKTTTTKTTKSITGKKEKIKKLTKTGVSKVKKTSDTAAKSVDAELQISTETEMEMEETKVSDPKSVAEGDSAPEPGKTEEAEPQGVTSPTPLPEKLAEVPEAAACGVDECKEPFTEPEAPVATLKSEEPPEPANQEPDDVCVVVVSNLPEKGYSVEEVSNLAKPFGGPRDVLILSSHKKAYMEINRKSADSMVKFYTCFPMSVDGNQLCISLLPQYQTIKDEEAIFTAIIKDSDPQVNTETLHNQFVHLGNLPADGYRELEVLCVGLRFGKVDHYVVLKNKNKAILQLDSPKSAHSMYTFLKQYPYTMGEHTLTCGLSPHGEAAEAEPVEKEVKQEEPGQGSSGLKKYPEGSGVVQRAAANPPVEPSVAQRGPVPISHVKDEMSAEQTEPSEPQLERVGRESPAETAVEKVDPGAGAAVVSIQGTPPRALPGKSEAILPPPASGEGEEALKDPELLEPAAVAASEKEIKEEEEEEEEVSAPAVEAAQEVSAVGKAEEEPSDCAVKPAAGEPTGAVPEPLSPAAAAASGKVVSPIVTPVSKLEAPEHHPVPEAVKTTHETPAAQIAEKKPVLTAGAALEKKLDGAGAEPEVKPEESPTHKAGRAAEEDPEKLLVKSGAEAEKKLENTVAKVGVATENTTSAGSESSEGGAISTHQTKGTGAAKPDEPQQAVTFSSSFSVKDYSSLSKTFLKAVVSLQDISKTRFPLRRNEPSPCKGGEQKAPAKPESQGQAVEKKVAPKEEDPPQPGGSQANPGDGVGKCKVSRSSVVGGKGGNGRNSSLQEKDSRVETRASSKLSQEAESRSCSMKTETSSNKASVGGNAKTSKSGISSSAKQKEEEELFPFNLDEFVTVDEVVEEMESPVKTRRNPPRGKRKEGAKPNPSSEPGSKRRKGKSPGAARLAESQLSFVTLDEVGEGEEVTAQLMAVANLEALSDPQGLVVVDEVMEEEELLAEAVKDPQSLVTLDELSEQEELRPPRGLPGCVFEEADLKAEPLVTVDEIGEVEELPLNEPTELSLEEVLKQKEDEKVGAEDAGDGGSSQVPDDPSALVTVDEIQEDNEENPLLTLDEVNEDEDDFLADFNRLKEELNFVTVDEVGEEDEEEENTCPEKNLNEDEGTEDVVAIAGPEEEDIGGVAGPEEEDIVAVAGPEEMEILGETGPEEDIIATSKSKVAQLGSGDKDPESKRKKTSPSDAAKPLSTPKDLDYLVPKAGFFCQICSLFYADETSVKNHCKTPLHQQNMEKFMAQQEAEEKEGEERSSR; via the exons CTTTGTGTTATTCTTGGAAAGTTTCGCACCACTTGTGAATTCCTTGAACCTTGGCATTGCGAGCCCATTTCTGTTGGGCCCTCCTCCTTTACAGCTTGCACAAATTAAGACCCAGTTGGCTCTTCAGCAGTTGACCTCCCTTGCCACCAGCAGTTCCGCACCTCCTAATGCTTGGTTCAACCAGGCATTGCTGAAAAGCACCATGTTTAGCCCCAGAGGAACTTTACCTCAGAGGCCGAGAGGACCTAATCCGTCGGGCACAAAGCCTCCGGGATCCTTTCCGGGAGGAGGTGCGGGAGGTCTCCAGAGAAAACCCGCCTCTGGAACGCCTCAAGGAGCACCGCCGCGATTTTCGGGACAGGACAGCTTTCAGTGGACGGGTTCGCAGAGGATAAACGTGCGGGTAACTCTGCACAGGGCCGACCCCAGGCAGGTAAAGGAGAAGACAAACCTCCACCAGGAGCAGAAGGGAGAGCCTCGCCCCAGCTGCTGGGACGCAAACCCCCGCCCGGCCGTGACGAGCGGGCAGAAGCCACCGGCGCCGGCACGGGGCTCGGAGCAGAACCCCCCCTCCCAGAACCGCTACACGCCGGAGAGCGCCTCCAGCATCCTCGCCAGTTTTGGGCTGTCCAATGAGGACCTGGAGGAGCTGAGTCGCTACCCAGACGAACAGTTAACACCCGAGAACATGCCCCTCATCCTGAGGGAAATCCGGATGCGGAAGATGGGCCACTCCTCGGCTCGCGCGCAGGCTCCCGGCCGGGCGGAGGAGGCGCTGGGCGGCGGGGCGAGTGGCGCAGGGGTCAAGAGCAAAGTGATCGATTACGGGCACGCCAGCAAGTATGGCTACACTGAGGATCCCCTGGAAGTGCACGGGTACAGCCCCAaggtgctgcctgcagagcctcTGGAACCACGCGTCTACAATCCCGAGGCCCCCGGcggggagaagagggaagacTTCCAACGGGAGCAGAACGTGTCCATCGCCGTCCCGTCCTCCGGCGTCTCCCAGTGTAACCCGGTGTTCCCAGTTGAAGAGCTAATAAAGCCCACGGGGTTCCAGAGCGATTCCTCAAGTACTCCGCCCTTTTTTCCGGCTGAGGCCCCGGGGAAGGTGTCCGGGTTGTGCGTGGCCCCCGCCGGACTCACCGTGGTCACCTCCATCGCCCAGCCCGCGGTCCCGCCGGTGATGCCACCCCCGATGGTGCCCCCGGTCTCCCAGCCCGCAGTGCTGCCGGTGATGCCCCCCCCGATGGTGCCCCCGGTCTCCCAGCCCGCGGTCCCGCCGGTCATGCCACCCATGATGCCACCCGTGTCCCAGCCTGCCATGCCACCCGTGATGCCACCCGTGTTGCCTCCCGTGTCCCAGCCTGCGGTCCCGCCCGTCATGCCGCCGATGATGCCGCCGATGATCACCCCCTTGGCACCCATGCTGGCACCTGTCATGCTGACTTTTGTCCAGCAGTCGATGACCCAGCACGTGATGCCGCCGATAACCCAGCCGCCTTTCACACCTGAACTCCTGGTGAGCGTGAGCCAGCACGAAAGGCtccagcaggaggctgggagcagccagccCACCCCCCCCAGCGCCCCGGGCACAGGACAGAAGCCCTTCCAGCCAAAGGCTGAGGGGCCCATTAAGTCTCCTTTTGGGATTGTGAAAGCGTCGTGgcttcctgccttcctccagCCTGATTCCCAGAAGACAAAAAGATTGCCCACTCCCTCAATGATGAATGACTACTATGCCACATCTCCAAGAATATTCCCACATATGTGTTCTCTGTGTAACATTGAATGCACTCATATGAAG GACTGGATTCTGCACCAGAACACCTCCTCTCACATTGAAAGCTGCCGCCAGCTACGGCAACA GTACCCTGACTGGAACCCTGAGACTCATTCCTCCAAGAG aAATGCTGCAGACAGGAAGGAAAACCAGACCCCCAAGCGCcgctccagctctgccagccccagccccaggagatCCAGGTTCTCCAGCTACGGCCCCCGGCGCTCACGTTCCAGGTCCAGGAGCCCTGGGAGGTTCCGACCCAGGCCCAGGAGCAGGAGCCCGCGGCCCGTGCGACGCCTCAGCCTCAGGCACAGGTCCAGGTCACCCCAGAGATCCAGAAACCCCCTGAGAACCAACCCCAGACCTCAGAGGTCTTCCAGTCACGACTGGTCATCCAGGAGGCCGTCCCGATCCCAAG ACAGAAAGTCAGCTCTGGAGGCAGTAGTGAAGAGTCTGGGGCCTGGCTTTGTGGCAGAGTTCAACAAACACAgatccctgcaggcagctgggcagggctcCTCGGGCTCAGGGAGATCCTCACCCTCCCACGGATCCTCAGGGAAGAAGCCTGGGAGCACCAAGAAGCCCTTGAAAACAAGTGGTTCTGTCAAGGCTTCCAAGAAAGAGGGGTCAGGTTCTTCATCTCCTGAAACTGATGATTCATCCCAAaataaagaagcagaagagaatgAAGAAGACCCCACAGGAACCAGTGGGCCTCGTCCTGCTCCTTACAATAGG CTGTTGAGAAGGGAACTGCTCTCCTGTGGGACAGTGCTTCAGATATCTGACCTACCAGATGATGGCTTTTCAGatcaagatattaaaaagattGTTCAGCCATTTGGCAAAGTTAGTGATTTCCTTGTGCTGCGCTCCAAAAACATG GCCCTCTTGGAGATGAACTACAAAGAAGCTGTGATAGCAGCTGTGAAATATGGGAAAACAACACCAGTGCTGATCAATGGCAAACGGGTGAAAATCAGTGTGGCAGAGAAACCAAagccagctcctgcccag GCCAAAGTGAGCATCAAAAAAAAGACTCCGACTATTAAAAAAGTTGCACCAAGTACAAA aaaagacaagaaaaccaccaccaccaagaCAACCAAATCCATTACAG gtaaaaaagaaaagattaagaAATTGACCAAGACAGGAGTTAGTAAAGTCAAGAAAACTTCAGATACTGCAG CAAAATCTGTAGATGCAGAACTTCAGATCTCAACAGAAACTGAGATGGAAATGGAGGAAACCAAGGTGTCAGACCCAAAGAGTGTGGCAGAAGGGGACAGTGCTCCTGAGCCTGGGAAGACAGAGGaggctgagccccagggtgtgaCCAGTCCCACACCTCTGCCAG agaaacttGCAGAGGTGCCTGAGGCTGCAGCGTGTGGTGTGGATGAGTGTAAAGAACCTTTCACTGAGCCAG aagcTCCAGTAGCAACTCTGAAGAGTGAAGAGCCCCCAGAACCAGCAAACCAG GAACCTGATGATGTGTGTGTGGTTGTTGTTTCCAACTTGCCTGAGAAGGGATACTCTGTGGAGGAGGTTTCCAACCTAGCAAAGCCATTTGGAGGCCCAAGGGATGTGCTGATTTTATCATCTCATAAAAAG gcatatatggaaataaatagaaaatctgCAGATTCCATGGTTAAATTTTACACCTGCTTTCCAATGTCAGTGGATGGAAACCAGCTCTGCATCAGCCTGCTGCCCCAGTATCAGACAATAAAAGATGAA GAAGCAATATTTACTGCTATAATTAAAGATTCTGACCCTCAG GTCAATACTGAAACTCTACATAACCAGTTTGTGCACCTTGGGAACTTGCCAGCTGATGGGTACAGAGAGCTGGAAGTGCTTTGTGTGGGGCTGCGTTTTGGGAAAGTGGATCATTATGTTGTCCTGAAGAATAAAAACAAG GCCATTCTGCAGCTGGACAGCCCCAAGTCTGCCCACTCCATGTACACCTTCCTGAAGCAATATCCCTACACCATGGGGGAGCACACCTTGACCTGTGGCTTGTCACCCCATGGAGAGGCTGCTGAG GCAGAACCTGTGGAAAAAGAAGTGAAGCAGGAGGAGCCAGGCCAAGGAAG cTCTGGCTTGAAAAAATATCCAGAGGGATCAGGAGTGGTGCAAAGAGCAGCTGCTAATCCTCCCGTAGAGCCCAGTGTGGCACAGAGAGGACCCGTTCCCATCTCTCATGTCAAGGATGAGATGTCAGCAGAGCAGACAGAGCCCTCTGAGCCCCAGCTGGAGAGAGTGGGAAGGGAGTCCCCTGCAGAGACAGCTGTGGAGAAGGTGGaccctggagcaggagctgctgtggtgTCCATCCAAGGCACCCCCCCCAGAGCCCTCCCGGGGAAGTCAGAAGCCATCCTGCCACCGCCTGCCAGcggggagggagaagaggcacTCAAggacccagagctgctggaacctgctgctgtggctgcatcAGAGAAGGAGAtcaaagaggaagaggaggaggaggaggaggtctctgctcctgctgttgAAGCAGCACAAGAGGTGTCTGCAGTGGGCAAGGCTGAAGAGGAGCCCTCAGACTGCGCCGTGAAGCCGGCAGCGGGGGAGCCAACAGGGGCTGTCCCTGAacccctgtcccctgctgctgctgcagcctcagggaAGGTGGTGTCACCCATTGTCACACCAGTGAGCAAGTTGGAGGCTCCTGAACATCATCCTGTTCCTGAAGCTGTGAAAACCACACACGAAACGCCTGCGGCTCAGATAGCAGAGAAGAAACCCGTGCTGACAGCTGGGGCAGCCTTGGAGAAGAAACtggatggagctggagcagagccagaggtGAAACCAGAAGAGTCTCCTACACACAAagctggaagagctgcagaggaggaCCCTGAAAAGCTTTTGGTCAAGAGtggggcagaggcagagaagaaaCTTGAAAATACTGTGGCCAAGGTTGGAGTTGCCACAGAAAACACCACGAGTGCTGGCAGCGAGAGCAGCGAGGGAGGTGCCATCAGCACCCATCAGACCAAAGGAACAGGAGCAGCAAAACCTGACGAGCCCCAGCAAGCAGTGACATTCAGCTCCTCTTTCTCTGTCAAGGATTATTCCTCTCTGAGTAAAACGTTTTTAAAGGCTGTGGTTTCTCTTCAGGATATATCAAAGACAAGGTTTCCACTGAGGAGAAATGAACCTTCACCCTGCaaaggaggggagcagaaggctCCTGCCAAGCCTGAGAGCCAAGGCCAAGCAGTGGAGAAGAAGGTGGCACCCAAAGAAGAGGAtcccccccagcctgggggcAGCCAAGCAAACCCTGGAGATGGCGTCGGGAAATGTAAAGTGAGCAGAAGTTCGGTGGTTGGTGGAAAGGGAGGCAATGGGAGGAATTCATCTCTGCAAGAGAAGGACTCCCGAGTGGAAACTAGGGCTAGTTCAAAACTGTCCCAAGAGGCAGAGAGTAGATCCTGCAGCATGAAGACAGAGACCAGCAGCAATAAG GCTTCTGTTGGTGGCAATGCTAAAACTTCAAAAAGTGGCATTAGCAGCAGTGCAAAGCAAAAGGAG GAAGAAGAGCTCTTCCCGTTTAACCTGGATGAATTTGTCACCGTGGATGAGGTGGTGGAGGAAATGGAATCTCCCGTTAAAACCCGGAGGAACCCCCCCAGGGGCAAGAGGAAAGAAGGTGCCAAACCCAACCCCTCCTCTGAGCCCGGCTccaagaggaggaaagggaagagccCCGGGGCAGCACGGCTGGCTGAGAGCCAGCTCTCCTTTGTCACCTTGGATGAAGtcggggagggggaggaggtgacTGCCCAGCTGATGGCAGTGGCTAATTTAGAAGCTCTGAGTGACCCCCAGGGCCTGGTGGTGGTGGATGAAGTGAtggaagaggaagagctgctggcTGAAGCCGTGAAGGATCCCCAGTCCCTGGTGACCCTGGATGAGCTCTCTGAGCAGGAGGAGCTTCGGCCTCCCCGGGGCCTCCCCGGGTGTGTCTTTGAGGAGGCAGATTTGAAAGCTGAGCCCTTGGTAACCGTGGATGAAATCGGGGAGGTGGAAGAGCTGCCCCTGAACGAGCCCACGGAGCTGAGCCTGGAGGAGGTGCTGAAGCAGAAGGAGGATGAGAAGGTGGGTGCTGAGGATGCTGGAGATGGGGGCTCCTCTCAGGTGCCAGATGATCCCAGTGCCTTGGTGACAGTCGATGAGATCCAAGAGGACAATGAGGAGAATCCTCTCCTGACTCTGGATGAAGTcaatgaagatgaagatgattTCCTGGCTGACTTCAATCGCCTGAAGGAGGAGCTGAACTTTGTGACAGTGGATGAAGTtggagaggaggatgaggaagaggaaaacacTTGCCCGGAGAAAAACCTGAATGAGGATGAAGGCACTGAAGATGTTGTTGCCATTGCAGGACCAGAAGAAGAAGACATTGGTGGTGTTGCAGGACCAGAGGAGGAGGACATTGTGGCTGTTGCAGGAccagaagaaatggaaattctGGGAGAAACGGGTCCAGAGGAAGATATTATTGCAACCTCAAAGTCAAAAG TGGCTCAGCTGGGATCAGGAGATAAAGACCCAGAGTCTAAGAGGAAGAAAACGTCTCCTTCAGATGCAGCAAAGCCACTGAGCACCCCAAAAG ATCTGGATTACCTTGTCCCCAAGGCTGGCTTTTTCTGTCAGATCTGCTCACTCTTCTACGCAGATGAGACCTCTGTGAAAAACCACTGCAAGACCCCCCTGCACCAGCAGAACATGGAG AAGTTCATGGCccagcaggaggctgaggagaaggaaggggaagagaggagTTCGAGGTGA